The following are from one region of the Gossypium hirsutum isolate 1008001.06 chromosome D03, Gossypium_hirsutum_v2.1, whole genome shotgun sequence genome:
- the LOC121215508 gene encoding protein ROOT INITIATION DEFECTIVE 3 isoform X3, which yields MEMGEKMNKEALVVCSDKSTCIGITVWDLETGEQLLHIPTCAAAPHGLFCLRNQFIVASQSNRHGSFGGGSIFIWPLNKPQSPLRSYTLEAMGPISCTKDGLYIAGGAPSGNAYLWEVTSGRLLRTWHAHHKSLKCMVFSDDDSLLLFGCTDGIISVWSMISLVDVEDSGSSPSLLYYSSEHRSSITGLVTMSAGARSIFISSSLDGTCKVWELVSGRHLQTLVYPIESITALTFSGFHLISASEDFTFCLWDTINRVVLRRFNNRKGAVTNMVVIKQSSLFPISNHQRVTHQFQVSLLQKYPQPSNPGKGMATFLSFPASRSKPPPTHFLGNNLLDHLISGSEQEEQTPAMLQTKLEKNIDDRLWVTSMTKHVMEISKHLQCRLLDMMQCRLLCNPYEPDSSPKKKRHKIQSQNQTPTEQSQ from the exons ATGGAGATGGGCGAAAAGATGAATAAGGAGGCATTAGTGGTTTGTAGTGATAAGAGTACGTGTATTGGGATAACCGTGTGGGACTTGGAAACTGGGGAACAACTCCTTCATATCCCCACCTGTGCTGCCGCTCCTCATGGGCTGTTTTGTTTGAGAAACCAGTTCATTGTAGCTTCTCAAAGCAACAGGCATGGCTCTTTTGGTGGTGGGTCTATCTTTATTTGGCCATTGAACAAG CCTCAGTCACCATTGCGGAGCTACACATTGGAGGCAATGGGCCCCATTTCTTGCACAAAAGATGGCTTATATATTGCGGGTGGAGCTCCTTCCGGGAATGCTTATCTTTGGGAG GTTACTAGTGGAAGATTGCTGAGAACATGGCATGCTCATCATAAATCACTGAAGTGTATGGTCTTCTCTGATGATGATTCACTTCTTCTTTTTGGTTGTACCGATGGAATCATCTCTGTTTGGTCTATGATTAG TTTGGTAGATGTGGAAGATTCTGGAAGCTCACCTTCATTGCTCTATTACTCATCAGAACATAGATCTTCCATAACTGGGTTAGTAACTATGTCCGCTGGTGCACGTTCCATTTTTATATCAAGCTCTCTCGATGGAACATGCAAG GTTTGGGAACTAGTTTCTGGAAGGCATTTACAAACATTAGTTTATCCAAT TGAATCTATAACTGCATTGACTTTTAGTGGATTTCATCTGATATCTGCATCAGAGGATTTTACATTCTGCCTATGGGATACAATTAACCGGGTGGTCCTTAGAAGATTCAACAATAGAAAAG GTGCAGTGACTAATATGGTTGTGATTAAGCAGTCCTCATTGTTTCCCATCTCAAACCATCAAAGAGTTACTCATCAATTCCAGGTGTCTTTGCTCCAAAAGTATCCTCAGCCTTCCAACCCGGGGAAGGGGATGGCTACATTCCTTTCTTTTCCAGCTTCCCGCAGCAAGCCACCTCCCACTCATTTCCTTGGAAACAATTTGCTAGACCATTTAATATCAGGTTCAgag CAAGAAGAACAAACACCTGCTATGCTGCAAACGAAATTGGAGAAAAACATAGACGATCGACTATGGGTAACAAGCATGACAAAGCATGTAATGGAGATAAGCAAGCATTTGCAATGTCGTTTGCTGGATATGATGCAGTGCCGGTTGCTATGCAACCCGTATGAACCAGATTCATCCCCAAAGAAAAAAAGACACAAAATCCAGTCTCAAAATCAAACTCCTACGGAGCAATCTCagtaa
- the LOC121215508 gene encoding protein ROOT INITIATION DEFECTIVE 3 isoform X1: MEMGEKMNKEALVVCSDKSTCIGITVWDLETGEQLLHIPTCAAAPHGLFCLRNQFIVASQSNRHGSFGGGSIFIWPLNKPQSPLRSYTLEAMGPISCTKDGLYIAGGAPSGNAYLWEVTSGRLLRTWHAHHKSLKCMVFSDDDSLLLFGCTDGIISVWSMISLVDVEDSGSSPSLLYYSSEHRSSITGLVTMSAGARSIFISSSLDGTCKVWELVSGRHLQTLVYPMSVTAIALHPLERLLFSGSVDGNIFVNVLDIGAVEDCFITTEDQAFVLKVHNESITALTFSGFHLISASEDFTFCLWDTINRVVLRRFNNRKGAVTNMVVIKQSSLFPISNHQRVTHQFQVSLLQKYPQPSNPGKGMATFLSFPASRSKPPPTHFLGNNLLDHLISGSEQEEQTPAMLQTKLEKNIDDRLWVTSMTKHVMEISKHLQCRLLDMMQCRLLCNPYEPDSSPKKKRHKIQSQNQTPTEQSQ; the protein is encoded by the exons ATGGAGATGGGCGAAAAGATGAATAAGGAGGCATTAGTGGTTTGTAGTGATAAGAGTACGTGTATTGGGATAACCGTGTGGGACTTGGAAACTGGGGAACAACTCCTTCATATCCCCACCTGTGCTGCCGCTCCTCATGGGCTGTTTTGTTTGAGAAACCAGTTCATTGTAGCTTCTCAAAGCAACAGGCATGGCTCTTTTGGTGGTGGGTCTATCTTTATTTGGCCATTGAACAAG CCTCAGTCACCATTGCGGAGCTACACATTGGAGGCAATGGGCCCCATTTCTTGCACAAAAGATGGCTTATATATTGCGGGTGGAGCTCCTTCCGGGAATGCTTATCTTTGGGAG GTTACTAGTGGAAGATTGCTGAGAACATGGCATGCTCATCATAAATCACTGAAGTGTATGGTCTTCTCTGATGATGATTCACTTCTTCTTTTTGGTTGTACCGATGGAATCATCTCTGTTTGGTCTATGATTAG TTTGGTAGATGTGGAAGATTCTGGAAGCTCACCTTCATTGCTCTATTACTCATCAGAACATAGATCTTCCATAACTGGGTTAGTAACTATGTCCGCTGGTGCACGTTCCATTTTTATATCAAGCTCTCTCGATGGAACATGCAAG GTTTGGGAACTAGTTTCTGGAAGGCATTTACAAACATTAGTTTATCCAATGTCAGTGACAGCCATCGCTCTTCATCCGCTAGAGCGGCTCCTTTTTTCTGGTAGTGTAGATGGAAATATATTTGTTAATGTGCTTGACATTGGAGCAGTTGAGGATTGTTTCATTACTACGGAAGATCAAGCATTTGTGCTAAAAGTACACAA TGAATCTATAACTGCATTGACTTTTAGTGGATTTCATCTGATATCTGCATCAGAGGATTTTACATTCTGCCTATGGGATACAATTAACCGGGTGGTCCTTAGAAGATTCAACAATAGAAAAG GTGCAGTGACTAATATGGTTGTGATTAAGCAGTCCTCATTGTTTCCCATCTCAAACCATCAAAGAGTTACTCATCAATTCCAGGTGTCTTTGCTCCAAAAGTATCCTCAGCCTTCCAACCCGGGGAAGGGGATGGCTACATTCCTTTCTTTTCCAGCTTCCCGCAGCAAGCCACCTCCCACTCATTTCCTTGGAAACAATTTGCTAGACCATTTAATATCAGGTTCAgag CAAGAAGAACAAACACCTGCTATGCTGCAAACGAAATTGGAGAAAAACATAGACGATCGACTATGGGTAACAAGCATGACAAAGCATGTAATGGAGATAAGCAAGCATTTGCAATGTCGTTTGCTGGATATGATGCAGTGCCGGTTGCTATGCAACCCGTATGAACCAGATTCATCCCCAAAGAAAAAAAGACACAAAATCCAGTCTCAAAATCAAACTCCTACGGAGCAATCTCagtaa
- the LOC121215508 gene encoding protein ROOT INITIATION DEFECTIVE 3 isoform X2, which produces MEMGEKMNKEALVVCSDKSTCIGITVWDLETGEQLLHIPTCAAAPHGLFCLRNQFIVASQSNRHGSFGGGSIFIWPLNKPQSPLRSYTLEAMGPISCTKDGLYIAGGAPSGNAYLWEVTSGRLLRTWHAHHKSLKCMVFSDDDSLLLFGCTDGIISVWSMISLVDVEDSGSSPSLLYYSSEHRSSITGLVTMSAGARSIFISSSLDGTCKVWELVSGRHLQTLVYPMSVTAIALHPLERLLFSGSVDGNIFVNVLDIGAVEDCFITTEDQAFVLKVHNESITALTFSGFHLISASEDFTFCLWDTINRVVLRRFNNRKGAVTNMVVIKQSSLFPISNHQRVTHQFQVSLLQKYPQPSNPGKGMATFLSFPASRSKPPPTHFLGNNLLDHLISARRTNTCYAANEIGEKHRRSTMGNKHDKACNGDKQAFAMSFAGYDAVPVAMQPV; this is translated from the exons ATGGAGATGGGCGAAAAGATGAATAAGGAGGCATTAGTGGTTTGTAGTGATAAGAGTACGTGTATTGGGATAACCGTGTGGGACTTGGAAACTGGGGAACAACTCCTTCATATCCCCACCTGTGCTGCCGCTCCTCATGGGCTGTTTTGTTTGAGAAACCAGTTCATTGTAGCTTCTCAAAGCAACAGGCATGGCTCTTTTGGTGGTGGGTCTATCTTTATTTGGCCATTGAACAAG CCTCAGTCACCATTGCGGAGCTACACATTGGAGGCAATGGGCCCCATTTCTTGCACAAAAGATGGCTTATATATTGCGGGTGGAGCTCCTTCCGGGAATGCTTATCTTTGGGAG GTTACTAGTGGAAGATTGCTGAGAACATGGCATGCTCATCATAAATCACTGAAGTGTATGGTCTTCTCTGATGATGATTCACTTCTTCTTTTTGGTTGTACCGATGGAATCATCTCTGTTTGGTCTATGATTAG TTTGGTAGATGTGGAAGATTCTGGAAGCTCACCTTCATTGCTCTATTACTCATCAGAACATAGATCTTCCATAACTGGGTTAGTAACTATGTCCGCTGGTGCACGTTCCATTTTTATATCAAGCTCTCTCGATGGAACATGCAAG GTTTGGGAACTAGTTTCTGGAAGGCATTTACAAACATTAGTTTATCCAATGTCAGTGACAGCCATCGCTCTTCATCCGCTAGAGCGGCTCCTTTTTTCTGGTAGTGTAGATGGAAATATATTTGTTAATGTGCTTGACATTGGAGCAGTTGAGGATTGTTTCATTACTACGGAAGATCAAGCATTTGTGCTAAAAGTACACAA TGAATCTATAACTGCATTGACTTTTAGTGGATTTCATCTGATATCTGCATCAGAGGATTTTACATTCTGCCTATGGGATACAATTAACCGGGTGGTCCTTAGAAGATTCAACAATAGAAAAG GTGCAGTGACTAATATGGTTGTGATTAAGCAGTCCTCATTGTTTCCCATCTCAAACCATCAAAGAGTTACTCATCAATTCCAGGTGTCTTTGCTCCAAAAGTATCCTCAGCCTTCCAACCCGGGGAAGGGGATGGCTACATTCCTTTCTTTTCCAGCTTCCCGCAGCAAGCCACCTCCCACTCATTTCCTTGGAAACAATTTGCTAGACCATTTAATATCAG CAAGAAGAACAAACACCTGCTATGCTGCAAACGAAATTGGAGAAAAACATAGACGATCGACTATGGGTAACAAGCATGACAAAGCATGTAATGGAGATAAGCAAGCATTTGCAATGTCGTTTGCTGGATATGATGCAGTGCCGGTTGCTATGCAACCCGTATGA